The following are encoded in a window of Planctomycetaceae bacterium genomic DNA:
- the aroE gene encoding shikimate dehydrogenase, which translates to MTYLTIPICGKDLQSCKEQISSAVKAGVQMLELRSDYLESLDTYKLKGLMAEAKKTNLPIIVTCRDAKEGGQNNIPAPLRKQILVEAINNNADLIDCEFKNFTGDVEIEIKQALAEHKKTKLILSSHNFKEPFENLSEIYEEMYSVFPDAIAKTAYQANHINDCFPAFDILHEYGEKAIAICMGQAGIISRIIAKKLNAFLTFGSLDENQQTAPGQVSIETMKQLYRFDTINKDTELFGVIADPVGHSISPAVHNACFAAKNYNGVYLPMLVKGGNAEFDKFLNNITSRPWLNFKGFSVTIPHKVNALEYAQEKGEYIDPVAVQIGAVNTLTIGQNNRITGGNTDYAGAMDALTVAMGISRKQLNGKTVACLGAGGVARAIVAGLADVGAKITIYNRTMAKAQGLAREFKCHFAGNDELKNLNADIIINCTSIGMHPNVNESPLPAECLKPTQTVFDMVYNPIETLLIKQAKQAGAKTVCGAEMFIGQAAEQFKMFTQTDCPMDVMRKAVLEALKL; encoded by the coding sequence ATGACTTATTTGACTATTCCAATTTGCGGAAAAGATTTACAAAGCTGCAAAGAGCAAATCAGCTCGGCTGTCAAGGCAGGCGTCCAAATGCTGGAGCTTCGCAGCGATTATTTAGAATCGCTCGACACCTATAAACTCAAAGGACTAATGGCAGAGGCCAAAAAGACGAATCTGCCAATAATTGTAACCTGCCGGGACGCTAAAGAAGGCGGTCAAAACAATATTCCCGCCCCGCTTCGCAAACAAATACTCGTTGAGGCGATAAATAACAACGCGGATTTAATCGACTGCGAATTTAAAAACTTTACCGGCGATGTCGAAATCGAGATAAAACAAGCATTAGCTGAACACAAAAAAACAAAACTGATTCTCTCATCGCACAACTTTAAAGAACCTTTCGAAAATTTATCTGAGATTTACGAGGAAATGTACTCCGTGTTTCCCGACGCAATCGCAAAAACAGCTTATCAGGCGAATCATATAAACGACTGCTTTCCGGCATTCGACATACTTCACGAATACGGCGAAAAAGCAATCGCGATATGTATGGGACAGGCCGGAATCATCAGCAGGATTATTGCGAAGAAACTAAATGCGTTTTTAACTTTCGGAAGTCTTGACGAAAATCAGCAGACCGCGCCGGGACAGGTTTCCATTGAAACAATGAAACAACTCTATCGATTCGATACGATAAACAAAGATACCGAATTGTTCGGAGTAATCGCGGACCCTGTCGGACACTCCATCAGTCCTGCAGTTCACAACGCTTGCTTCGCAGCGAAAAATTACAACGGCGTTTATCTGCCAATGCTTGTAAAGGGCGGAAATGCCGAATTCGACAAATTTTTGAATAACATTACATCGAGGCCGTGGCTGAATTTTAAGGGGTTTAGCGTAACGATACCGCACAAAGTCAACGCACTTGAATACGCACAGGAAAAAGGCGAATATATCGACCCTGTCGCGGTGCAAATCGGAGCGGTCAATACGCTGACCATCGGCCAAAATAACAGAATCACAGGCGGTAATACCGATTATGCCGGCGCGATGGACGCATTAACAGTCGCGATGGGAATATCACGAAAACAGCTTAATGGAAAGACTGTCGCATGTCTGGGAGCAGGCGGAGTGGCTCGCGCTATCGTGGCGGGACTTGCGGACGTCGGCGCTAAAATTACAATTTACAACCGCACAATGGCAAAAGCACAGGGACTGGCCAGAGAATTTAAATGTCATTTTGCGGGCAACGACGAACTTAAAAACCTGAACGCGGATATTATTATCAACTGCACCAGTATCGGAATGCATCCCAACGTCAACGAAAGCCCGCTGCCGGCGGAATGTCTTAAACCTACACAAACGGTTTTCGATATGGTTTATAATCCGATAGAAACGCTACTGATAAAACAAGCCAAACAAGCAGGAGCAAAGACTGTCTGCGGAGCGGAGATGTTCATAGGGCAAGCCGCGGAACAATTTAAAATGTTTACGCAAACAGACTGTCCGATGGATGTGATGCGAAAAGCAGTTCTCGAAGCATTGAAATTATAA
- a CDS encoding heavy metal translocating P-type ATPase, protein METEYEKNTTDPVCGMSVDTFSASAKTQYKGKEYFFCGNKCAQKFQSDPEKYLAPKPVVKHSVLDSEIIYTCPMHPNVRHKGPSTCPKCGMGLEPEQLSAEEIPNPELVSMSRRFWVGLVLSFPIFFIAMGHHIFPKAIESIASMHVLHWFEFVLATPVVFICGRPFFVRFWQSIINRSPNMFTLIAIGVSASYFYSVVAIIAPQIFPASFRNSVGGVDVYFEPAAVITVLVLMGQVLELRARGKTSTAIRELLSLTPKIAGKILEDGSEKDIPIEDVIVGDKLRIRPGGIVPVDGVVIEGSGFVDESMITGEPAPVEKNPQSKIIGGTINTSGSLLMHAQRIGAETMLAQIVQMVAQAQRSKSPIQKIADTVAAYFVPLVFTASIITFIMWSLIGPQPRFAYALVNAVAVLIIACPCALGLATPLSITVGLGRGAKAGVLIKNAEALENMESVDTLVVDKTGTLTEGRPKVVSVVANEIKESLLIQIAAGVEQYSEHPLGRAIVNFAESKYISLENIQSFQSFAGKGVTALLNGGKIIVGSQKLLEENGIDVSRMTNSIDQSNTTVLVAVEGKIKGAIAIADPIKESARDAVKLLKKQAIELIMLTGDNQKTAEMIAKELGIEKVYAQVLPQDKNEIIKRLQQQGKIVAMAGDGINDAPALAQADVGIAMATGTDIAMESADIVLVKGDLRGIIRARNLSRATMRNIRQNIFFAFFYNSVAIPIAAGLLYPFLGILLSPVIAALAMSFSSVSVATNALRLRNTKL, encoded by the coding sequence GTGGAGACTGAATACGAGAAAAACACGACAGACCCGGTCTGCGGTATGTCCGTTGATACTTTTTCTGCGTCTGCTAAAACGCAATATAAAGGAAAAGAATATTTTTTCTGCGGTAACAAATGCGCACAAAAATTCCAGTCTGACCCTGAAAAATACCTTGCCCCCAAACCTGTCGTAAAACATTCTGTTTTGGATTCTGAAATAATTTACACCTGCCCAATGCATCCCAATGTTCGTCATAAGGGGCCGTCAACCTGTCCGAAATGCGGTATGGGGCTCGAACCTGAACAGTTATCCGCAGAGGAAATACCAAATCCGGAACTTGTTTCGATGAGTCGGCGTTTCTGGGTTGGTCTTGTTTTATCGTTCCCGATATTTTTCATTGCTATGGGTCATCATATTTTTCCTAAAGCGATTGAATCGATAGCGTCGATGCACGTGCTGCACTGGTTTGAGTTTGTTTTGGCAACGCCTGTGGTATTTATATGCGGCCGGCCTTTCTTTGTTCGCTTTTGGCAATCGATTATAAACCGCAGCCCGAATATGTTTACGCTTATTGCGATTGGCGTCTCGGCGTCTTACTTTTACAGTGTAGTCGCGATAATAGCTCCGCAGATTTTTCCCGCGTCATTTCGCAATTCTGTCGGCGGAGTTGATGTCTATTTTGAACCTGCGGCCGTTATAACAGTGCTGGTTTTGATGGGACAGGTTCTGGAATTGCGAGCCAGAGGCAAAACCAGTACGGCAATCAGGGAGCTGCTTTCGCTTACGCCGAAAATCGCAGGGAAGATTTTGGAAGATGGTTCTGAAAAAGATATTCCGATTGAAGATGTTATTGTCGGCGACAAACTGCGTATCCGTCCAGGCGGAATCGTTCCCGTCGATGGCGTTGTTATAGAAGGTTCAGGCTTTGTCGATGAGTCGATGATAACAGGCGAGCCCGCACCAGTTGAAAAAAATCCTCAGTCGAAAATCATTGGCGGAACGATTAATACTTCAGGTTCGCTTTTAATGCATGCCCAGCGCATCGGAGCTGAAACGATGCTTGCGCAAATTGTTCAAATGGTCGCGCAGGCTCAACGTAGCAAGTCGCCTATTCAGAAAATCGCTGATACTGTCGCGGCGTATTTTGTGCCGCTTGTTTTCACTGCCTCAATTATTACATTCATTATGTGGTCGCTGATTGGCCCACAGCCGCGTTTTGCGTATGCTTTGGTAAATGCCGTCGCTGTGCTGATTATCGCCTGTCCGTGCGCACTGGGACTTGCGACGCCTTTGTCGATAACGGTTGGTCTTGGCAGAGGGGCGAAGGCCGGCGTTCTTATTAAAAACGCCGAAGCCCTTGAAAATATGGAAAGTGTTGACACGCTGGTCGTTGATAAAACCGGTACGCTTACAGAAGGCAGGCCGAAAGTTGTTTCCGTTGTTGCCAACGAAATAAAGGAAAGCCTGTTGATTCAGATTGCCGCCGGGGTTGAACAGTATTCGGAGCATCCGCTTGGCCGGGCGATAGTTAATTTCGCCGAAAGTAAATATATTTCACTGGAAAATATTCAGAGTTTTCAGTCTTTTGCCGGCAAAGGCGTGACAGCATTGCTCAATGGAGGGAAAATTATAGTTGGAAGTCAGAAATTGCTTGAGGAAAATGGAATTGACGTTTCGCGAATGACGAACAGTATCGACCAGAGTAACACAACTGTACTGGTTGCCGTAGAGGGCAAAATCAAAGGGGCTATTGCCATTGCCGACCCGATAAAGGAATCCGCACGTGATGCGGTAAAGCTGCTTAAAAAACAGGCCATTGAACTGATAATGCTCACCGGCGACAATCAGAAAACCGCCGAGATGATCGCAAAAGAGCTTGGCATAGAAAAAGTTTACGCGCAGGTTTTGCCGCAGGACAAAAACGAAATAATAAAGCGGCTTCAGCAGCAGGGCAAAATTGTCGCGATGGCCGGCGACGGCATAAATGACGCTCCCGCTCTTGCGCAGGCCGATGTCGGAATTGCGATGGCGACCGGCACAGATATCGCTATGGAAAGCGCCGACATTGTCCTTGTCAAAGGCGATTTACGTGGAATCATCAGGGCACGAAATTTGAGCAGGGCGACAATGCGTAATATCCGCCAGAACATTTTCTTCGCGTTTTTCTATAATTCTGTTGCGATTCCGATTGCCGCAGGTTTGCTGTATCCGTTTTTGGGAATTTTGCTAAGTCCGGTTATCGCAGCGCTGGCGATGAGTTTTAGTTCAGTTTCTGTTGCGACAAACGCGCTTCGTCTGCGGAATACAAAATTATAA
- a CDS encoding elongation factor G: protein MTQTDDFRNIVLLGHGGCGKTSLAESILHKTGKTNRLGTVEEKNTVSDFDDEEKERGNSIHSAVMHTTHNGKEINIIDTPGYPDFVGAALTTIPAADCCVIVINAATGIEINTRKLFQAATDAGKARIIIVNKIDTETADIPELIKNIQATFGMLCRCANLPAADKSAVVDCLEKSAGDVLFSDVQSAHIEIIESAIEADDKLMESYLAGEQISPEQIAAVFTKALANGKIIPILFTNARKEIGIVEFLDMVTKDAPSPAQVKPARLVDGDNVTELTADPNGPLAGLVFRVGLDPRSNMKYATMRIFSGTLKSDTAMLRNHDKKPIRPGHVLKNQGAENHETPVGVAGDIVTLAKLEELRIGDLIHDGKVAGNFEMPKVPAPMFSLALEPTSKGDEQKLSIAMEKLTEEDVCFKVSRDHQTHELVISGMGDLHLRVMLSKMEKRFKLAVTTKKPKIPYRETITAKAEGHYRHKKQTGGAGQFGEVFLNVEPAPRGSDPTLIFSWDIFGGSIPGQFEAPILKGIQDVMENGAVAGFPMKDIKVSITDGKHHPVDSKEVAFRAAGKGAFIEAVSKAKPCLLEPIVNIEITVPADFVGGIAGDLSSRRGRVQGQDMLAGNMMVIKAQVPLSEVASYDSQLKSVTGGQGSYSMELSHYEVVPPNVQQQVVAQYAKEKQAEVE, encoded by the coding sequence GTGACGCAAACAGATGATTTTCGTAACATCGTATTACTTGGTCATGGAGGCTGCGGCAAAACAAGCCTAGCTGAATCCATTCTTCATAAGACCGGTAAAACAAACAGGTTAGGAACAGTAGAGGAAAAAAATACCGTCAGCGATTTCGATGACGAAGAGAAGGAACGCGGCAATTCAATTCATTCCGCGGTTATGCACACAACGCACAATGGTAAAGAAATCAACATTATAGACACCCCCGGCTATCCGGATTTTGTTGGCGCGGCTTTAACCACAATTCCCGCGGCCGATTGCTGTGTTATCGTTATCAACGCCGCTACCGGCATTGAAATCAACACACGCAAACTCTTCCAGGCCGCCACAGATGCCGGCAAGGCGAGAATTATTATTGTCAACAAGATTGACACTGAAACCGCCGATATTCCAGAACTTATCAAGAATATTCAGGCGACTTTCGGTATGCTGTGCAGATGTGCTAATTTGCCGGCTGCGGATAAATCAGCCGTTGTTGACTGTCTTGAAAAAAGTGCCGGCGATGTTCTTTTCTCTGATGTCCAGAGTGCCCACATCGAGATTATCGAAAGCGCGATTGAAGCCGACGACAAGTTGATGGAATCGTATCTCGCAGGCGAGCAGATTTCGCCGGAGCAGATTGCCGCTGTTTTCACAAAAGCGCTGGCCAATGGCAAAATCATACCGATTCTTTTCACAAACGCACGCAAGGAAATCGGCATTGTGGAATTTCTCGATATGGTTACAAAAGATGCGCCGTCGCCTGCGCAGGTAAAGCCTGCCAGGCTGGTTGATGGTGATAATGTTACAGAGCTCACGGCTGACCCGAATGGGCCGTTGGCTGGTCTTGTTTTCAGAGTCGGTCTTGATCCTCGTTCGAATATGAAATACGCTACAATGCGTATTTTCAGCGGCACGTTGAAAAGCGATACCGCTATGTTAAGAAACCACGACAAGAAGCCGATTCGCCCAGGCCACGTGCTGAAGAATCAGGGTGCTGAAAATCACGAAACACCAGTAGGCGTCGCAGGCGATATTGTTACGCTTGCGAAGCTTGAGGAATTGCGGATTGGAGATTTGATTCACGACGGCAAAGTTGCCGGCAACTTCGAAATGCCGAAAGTTCCGGCTCCGATGTTCAGTCTTGCTCTTGAGCCTACATCGAAGGGCGACGAGCAGAAGTTGAGTATCGCGATGGAAAAACTGACCGAAGAGGATGTTTGCTTCAAAGTCAGCCGTGACCATCAGACCCACGAACTGGTTATTAGCGGAATGGGCGATTTGCATTTGCGTGTTATGCTCTCGAAAATGGAAAAGAGATTTAAACTTGCCGTTACGACCAAAAAACCGAAGATTCCATATCGTGAGACTATTACCGCGAAAGCCGAAGGCCATTATCGTCATAAAAAACAGACAGGCGGCGCCGGTCAGTTTGGTGAAGTTTTCCTGAACGTCGAACCGGCTCCTCGCGGCTCTGACCCTACCCTCATCTTTTCATGGGATATTTTCGGCGGTTCGATTCCGGGACAGTTCGAGGCTCCGATTCTCAAAGGTATTCAGGATGTTATGGAAAATGGCGCTGTCGCAGGCTTCCCGATGAAGGATATTAAGGTTTCAATCACTGACGGCAAACACCACCCGGTTGACTCGAAGGAAGTTGCGTTCCGTGCCGCCGGCAAAGGTGCGTTCATTGAAGCTGTTTCAAAGGCGAAGCCGTGTCTGCTCGAGCCGATTGTAAATATTGAAATTACAGTTCCTGCCGATTTTGTTGGCGGAATTGCAGGCGACCTGTCAAGCCGTCGCGGCCGTGTACAGGGGCAGGATATGCTCGCGGGCAATATGATGGTCATCAAAGCACAGGTTCCATTATCAGAAGTTGCAAGCTATGACAGCCAGCTAAAAAGCGTTACAGGCGGTCAGGGCAGCTATTCGATGGAATTGAGCCATTACGAAGTTGTGCCGCCGAACGTCCAGCAGCAGGTTGTTGCGCAGTACGCAAAAGAAAAACAGGCTGAAGTCGAATAA
- a CDS encoding DEAD/DEAH box helicase has product MPFKMLGLSDPLVRGILATGYTAPTEIQSQVIPCAIEGKDIIGCAQTGTGKTAAFVLPILNRLTHERDHKGRYVKALILTPTRELALQIHQCIIDYGRFLSLRTLTIYGGVNIGGQLSQLSRGVDIVVATPGRLIDHINRRTVDLRNVEVLVLDEADRMLDMGFINDVRKIISYTPQNRQTMLFSATIPPEIHKLASGVMQSPKVIQVGRAHNPIETITQHIYPVSKENKMQMLLYMLQKGGMYSVLIFSRTKHGADRISKKLLHADIKSMSLHSDRTQSQRQRALEGFKNGKFQVLVATDIAARGIDVEGISHVINFDVPSFAEDYVHRIGRTGRATAKGDAITFVARDEEKYVRQIEKFIGKKIKYEKCEGFVPTPLSPQEQQEHHEEKTRNAERSRSPQQRNQKRSFHPDQKRSFHPGKKTNSRNKRSWHKK; this is encoded by the coding sequence ATGCCATTTAAAATGCTTGGGCTTTCTGACCCACTTGTTCGCGGAATACTCGCGACCGGATACACTGCGCCGACAGAAATTCAATCGCAGGTCATTCCTTGTGCCATAGAGGGCAAGGATATTATTGGCTGTGCCCAGACAGGTACAGGTAAAACCGCAGCTTTTGTGCTGCCGATTCTTAACCGTCTTACTCACGAACGTGATCACAAAGGCAGGTATGTCAAGGCGCTTATTCTTACGCCCACAAGAGAGCTGGCTCTGCAAATCCATCAATGTATTATTGACTACGGCCGGTTTTTGAGTCTTCGCACTCTCACAATTTACGGCGGCGTGAACATCGGCGGGCAATTGTCGCAGTTAAGTCGCGGCGTGGATATAGTCGTTGCTACTCCCGGCAGACTTATCGACCACATTAATCGCCGAACAGTTGACCTTCGTAACGTAGAAGTGTTAGTGCTTGACGAAGCGGATCGTATGCTCGATATGGGTTTTATAAATGACGTCCGCAAAATTATCTCATACACTCCGCAAAACCGGCAGACAATGCTTTTCTCCGCGACGATTCCGCCGGAGATTCACAAACTCGCATCGGGCGTAATGCAGAGTCCTAAAGTAATTCAGGTCGGCCGGGCACACAATCCGATTGAGACGATTACACAGCATATTTACCCGGTCTCAAAAGAGAACAAAATGCAGATGCTTTTGTATATGCTTCAAAAGGGCGGTATGTACAGTGTTCTGATTTTCTCACGCACAAAACACGGAGCGGACAGAATCAGTAAAAAACTCTTGCACGCTGATATTAAATCTATGTCGCTTCATTCCGACAGAACGCAGAGTCAGCGACAGCGGGCGCTTGAAGGTTTTAAAAATGGTAAATTTCAGGTGTTGGTTGCGACGGATATTGCCGCAAGAGGCATAGATGTTGAAGGTATTTCGCACGTGATTAATTTCGATGTTCCGTCATTTGCGGAGGATTATGTCCATCGTATCGGCAGAACAGGCCGCGCAACTGCGAAAGGCGATGCGATTACGTTTGTTGCACGTGATGAAGAAAAATATGTTCGTCAGATAGAGAAATTTATCGGCAAAAAAATCAAGTACGAAAAATGTGAGGGCTTTGTCCCGACGCCTCTTTCGCCGCAGGAGCAGCAGGAGCATCACGAGGAAAAAACTCGCAATGCAGAAAGGTCGCGTTCGCCGCAGCAGCGAAATCAGAAGCGTTCTTTCCATCCGGATCAGAAACGCTCTTTCCACCCGGGAAAAAAGACTAATAGCCGTAATAAGCGCTCCTGGCACAAAAAATAA
- a CDS encoding S8 family serine peptidase, with protein sequence MKFFWYSVIFFISISPAIAAEDCNCGKSVSRDGKLIKPEKIYQQFEQGDEKVKVIINLKQPEMLREKKVNWRSRESKNLLHKEVKNRQDKLIDRFSANEFHLRHRFENQAGFSCEATADALEKILADPNVESVEPVEYLYKHTSQGIPLINGSVYRSTYNGQGVAIAICDTGVDYNHPMLGGGGFPNSKVIGGYDFGDSDSDPFPASDEGHGTCCAGIAAGDLGSTGSYIGGVAYNAKIYALKVENSAGSMTSDKIIASWDWCVTHQYDDPNYPILVISISLGSDAGYSSYCDSSNTSYADAVSNAAAAGISIVVSSGNDGFCNSIASPACLSGTIAVGAVYDAAFGNATFCVDSSSCASKTVSSSCSTGYSATDATAADKVTSYSNVASILDVFAPSNQAYTTDMVGSAGYSSGDYYASFGGTSAAAPYTAGAIACLQQAAKEITGGFLSPSQIRDVLTSTGDNVTDTKVAITKPRVNIANAIDSLYGMKFVQIGTGTFSWYFPFHTGSKDNRTQTIYLADEITTGGTISALQLYVPTVPGRTMTNWTIRMKHTSLVEYSSCELESSGWTTVYQADETIDNTGWHLFTFTTPFEYNSTDNLMVDFSFNNSRTAFYSGYCYCSSPGGNRTASAYANDTYGDPLDWSGSSSPTVSCDSYVPNIIFTVNLDSVSAPTLNAEPNITAGLCNNISWSDVPLADNYYAECAADSSFSSVEANSGWIADANYQFCSLANSQTYWYRVKAKNDTFDIESDWSNIVFSRQCATIGDFQPDCAVDTTDLAVIAEQWLSPEAPLSADIAPQPDGDGTVNFLDLAEFGLHWMQ encoded by the coding sequence GTGAAATTCTTTTGGTACAGCGTAATATTCTTTATATCTATAAGTCCGGCAATTGCGGCAGAAGATTGTAATTGCGGTAAATCTGTTTCCAGAGATGGCAAACTGATTAAACCGGAAAAAATCTATCAGCAGTTCGAGCAGGGCGATGAAAAAGTTAAAGTCATCATCAATCTTAAGCAGCCCGAAATGCTCCGCGAAAAGAAGGTCAACTGGCGTTCCAGAGAATCAAAAAATCTTCTGCACAAAGAAGTAAAAAACAGGCAGGACAAACTCATCGACAGATTTTCCGCGAATGAATTCCATTTGCGTCATCGTTTTGAGAATCAGGCCGGTTTTTCATGTGAGGCTACCGCTGACGCTCTGGAAAAAATTTTAGCAGACCCCAATGTCGAGTCTGTCGAGCCGGTGGAATATCTGTACAAACATACCTCGCAGGGTATTCCTCTTATAAATGGTTCGGTGTATCGTTCGACTTATAATGGTCAGGGCGTCGCGATTGCGATTTGCGATACCGGCGTCGATTATAATCATCCGATGCTCGGCGGCGGGGGATTTCCGAACAGCAAAGTCATTGGCGGTTATGATTTTGGAGATTCGGATTCCGACCCGTTTCCGGCGTCTGACGAAGGACACGGCACTTGCTGTGCAGGTATTGCCGCAGGCGACCTCGGTTCAACCGGAAGCTACATCGGCGGCGTTGCGTACAATGCGAAAATTTACGCGCTCAAAGTAGAGAACAGTGCAGGCTCAATGACCAGCGACAAAATTATAGCCTCGTGGGACTGGTGCGTTACACATCAGTACGATGACCCGAACTATCCTATTCTTGTTATCAGTATCAGCCTCGGCAGCGATGCCGGCTATTCAAGTTATTGCGACAGTTCTAATACGTCTTACGCTGACGCGGTTAGCAATGCTGCGGCCGCGGGGATATCCATTGTTGTCTCGTCCGGCAATGATGGTTTTTGCAATTCGATAGCATCGCCGGCCTGTTTATCAGGCACTATCGCGGTCGGTGCGGTTTACGATGCGGCTTTCGGCAATGCTACATTTTGTGTTGACTCCTCTTCGTGTGCGTCCAAGACGGTATCCAGCAGCTGTTCGACCGGTTATTCCGCCACTGATGCAACAGCCGCCGACAAGGTAACTTCTTATTCGAATGTCGCGTCGATTCTCGATGTGTTTGCGCCTTCCAATCAGGCTTACACAACTGATATGGTCGGTTCTGCCGGTTATTCATCGGGCGATTATTATGCTTCGTTTGGCGGGACTTCTGCTGCCGCTCCATACACAGCGGGAGCGATAGCTTGTCTTCAGCAGGCCGCAAAGGAAATTACGGGCGGTTTTCTTTCGCCCTCACAGATTCGGGATGTGCTGACTTCGACTGGCGATAACGTTACGGATACGAAAGTCGCGATTACAAAGCCGCGAGTTAATATCGCTAACGCAATAGATAGCCTGTACGGTATGAAATTTGTACAAATCGGCACAGGCACTTTTTCGTGGTATTTTCCATTTCACACTGGTTCAAAGGATAACAGAACGCAGACGATTTACCTCGCTGATGAAATCACTACCGGCGGCACTATTTCAGCTTTGCAGCTTTATGTTCCGACGGTGCCGGGGCGTACTATGACAAACTGGACGATTCGTATGAAGCACACATCGCTTGTGGAGTATAGTTCGTGCGAGCTTGAATCTTCAGGCTGGACGACGGTCTATCAGGCAGATGAAACTATCGATAATACGGGCTGGCATTTATTTACTTTTACCACGCCTTTCGAGTATAATAGCACAGACAATCTGATGGTTGATTTCAGCTTTAATAATAGTAGAACTGCATTTTATTCGGGTTATTGTTATTGTTCAAGTCCGGGCGGAAACAGAACGGCATCCGCATATGCGAACGATACTTACGGCGACCCGCTTGATTGGTCTGGCTCTTCTTCGCCAACAGTTTCGTGCGATTCGTATGTTCCAAATATTATTTTTACTGTAAATCTGGATTCCGTTTCCGCTCCGACACTCAATGCCGAGCCGAACATTACTGCTGGCCTGTGCAATAATATTTCGTGGAGCGATGTTCCGCTTGCTGATAATTATTATGCCGAGTGTGCCGCTGATTCGTCATTTTCATCTGTCGAAGCAAACAGCGGCTGGATAGCGGATGCGAATTATCAGTTCTGCTCACTTGCCAATAGTCAGACATATTGGTACAGAGTCAAGGCGAAAAATGACACATTCGACATCGAAAGCGACTGGTCGAACATCGTTTTTTCACGTCAATGTGCGACTATTGGCGATTTTCAGCCGGATTGTGCGGTTGACACGACAGATCTCGCCGTTATCGCCGAGCAATGGCTCTCGCCCGAAGCCCCGCTGTCGGCGGATATTGCCCCACAGCCCGATGGCGATGGCACCGTTAATTTCCTCGATTTGGCCGAATTTGGCCTCCACTGGATGCAATAA